One genomic window of Bactrocera dorsalis isolate Fly_Bdor chromosome 4, ASM2337382v1, whole genome shotgun sequence includes the following:
- the LOC105230698 gene encoding uncharacterized protein LOC105230698 isoform X2, with amino-acid sequence MCEAVLERARQQKEGAKRLYQLFKFENMTVTSPPALKVYFWEYFDIDKLNRQIHKDRSKFQHDIAMPMRQINSRPLKIILWLRNLSEKNLDIRLKRIQKCECVPLETRVGFNQFRQLFHCPHRRLIHILQEAIHMKPNDLVALRIVFYYFLFGEHTLTYEFNCSDSRVVTLNFKVNVIGFDPNACIITKELLPTDLREHRRFVQPIWVQNITGQHLNFVFSTRERGLKLMNPNLTVPRLSVWPLMVEYRPSDFENQLDFNLNFENIRSKFQVKAVGYLENVTEDQEVPLEDYECADFPYVIYPNKIEFDMERSEQRSLMVAIHNYNQKCVEFRWQNYIISDLFEVTFEPNVFRLKPHHSKLCIVNMRVFERALHFKRIPLALEVHRVFDKSTKLAKELLEEVESIDDPKWKESSYMMHIFLHLNVKVNFKPEEPINIAWELLPPKQSNFMRPKSSAEINDELSYAEVLRLNAGPLPLVKTIDLNRNSILRIISQLIADSLHDLAKNWRFIPIEFAEDPQ; translated from the exons ATGTGTGAGGCTGTACTCGAAAGGGCTCGTCAACAAAAGGAGGGAGCTAAGCGATtatatcaattatttaaatttgaaaacatgaCCGTTACGTCACCACCGGCCCTGAAAGTTTACTTTTGGGAATATTTCGATATTGAtaa ACTCAATCGGCAAATTCATAAGGATAGAAGTAAATTTCAACATGACATTGCAATGCCAATGCGTCAAATCAATAGTCGACCCCTAAAAATTATTCTCTGGTTACGAAACTTATCTGAGAAAAATCTCGATATACGTTTAAAACGTATACAAAAATGCGAATGCGTGCCACTTGAAACTCGTGTGGGCTTCAATCAGTTTCGGCAACTCTTCCACTGTCCACATAGACGTCTAATTCATATTCTGCAAGAAGCAATACATATGAAACCTAACGACTTGGTGGCGTTGAGAAtcgttttctattattttttattcggcGAACACACGCTTACATATGAATTTAA TTGCTCCGATTCACGGGTTGTAACTTTGAATTTCAAAGTCAATGTAATCGGTTTCGATCCAAATGCTTGCATTATAACTAAAGAACTTTTACCAACCGATTTGAGAGAGCATCGGCGTTTCGTCCAACCGATTTGGGTGCAGAATATAACGGGCCAACATTTGAATTTCGTCTTTTCTACACGAGAACGCGGGTTAAAGTTGATGAACCCCAATTTAACAGTGCCACGTTTAAGTGTCTGGCCGTTGATGGTGGAATATAGGCCGAGCGATTTTGAAAATCAA ctggattttaatttgaatttcgaaaatattcgttCGAAGTTTCAAGTTAAAGCAGTGGGCTATCTCGAAAATGTTACCGAGGACCAAGAAGTGCCGCTTGAAGATTACGAATGCGCTGATTTCCCCTACGTTATTTACCccaataaaatagaatttgaTATGGAGCGTTCTGAACAAAGGAGCCTAATGGTGGCCATTCATAATTACAACCAAAAATGTGTAGAGTTCCGTTGGCAAAA cTACATCATCAGCGATTTGTTCGAAGTCACCTTTGAGCCGAATGTATTCCGGCTTAAGCCACATCATTCGAAACTTTGTATTGTGAATATGCGTGTTTTCGAACGGGCGCTTCACTTTAAACGCATTCCATTGGCATTGGAAGTACATCGGGTATTCGATAAATCAACTAAACTTGCAAAGGAACTATTGGAGGAAGTGGAATCCATTGATGATCCCAAATGGAAGGAGTCTAGCTATATgatgcatatatttttgcatcTAAATGTGAAAGTAAATTTTAAGCCCGAAGAACCAATAAATATAGCTTGGGAACTGTTGCCACCGAAAC AGTCTAATTTCATGCGACCGAAATCGTCTGCTGAAATAAATGACGAACTGAGCTATGCTGAAGTCCTACGCTTGAATGCAGGTCCATTGCCACTTGTTAAAACCATAGACCTTAATCGCAA TAGTATATTGCGTATTATCAGTCAACTAATCGCCGATTCACTGCATGATTTGGCAAAGAATTGGCGTTTCATTCCAATTGAATTTGCTGAAGACCCACAATAA
- the LOC105230698 gene encoding uncharacterized protein LOC105230698 isoform X1 → MCEAVLERARQQKEGAKRLYQLFKFENMTVTSPPALKVYFWEYFDIDKLNRQIHKDRSKFQHDIAMPMRQINSRPLKIILWLRNLSEKNLDIRLKRIQKCECVPLETRVGFNQFRQLFHCPHRRLIHILQEAIHMKPNDLVALRIVFYYFLFGEHTLTYEFNCSDSRVVTLNFKVNVIGFDPNACIITKELLPTDLREHRRFVQPIWVQNITGQHLNFVFSTRERGLKLMNPNLTVPRLSVWPLMVEYRPSDFENQLDFNLNFENIRSKFQVKAVGYLENVTEDQEVPLEDYECADFPYVIYPNKIEFDMERSEQRSLMVAIHNYNQKCVEFRWQNYIISDLFEVTFEPNVFRLKPHHSKLCIVNMRVFERALHFKRIPLALEVHRVFDKSTKLAKELLEEVESIDDPKWKESSYMMHIFLHLNVKVNFKPEEPINIAWELLPPKRERSKTSTTTIFEKLYWDYLSESNFMRPKSSAEINDELSYAEVLRLNAGPLPLVKTIDLNRNSILRIISQLIADSLHDLAKNWRFIPIEFAEDPQ, encoded by the exons ATGTGTGAGGCTGTACTCGAAAGGGCTCGTCAACAAAAGGAGGGAGCTAAGCGATtatatcaattatttaaatttgaaaacatgaCCGTTACGTCACCACCGGCCCTGAAAGTTTACTTTTGGGAATATTTCGATATTGAtaa ACTCAATCGGCAAATTCATAAGGATAGAAGTAAATTTCAACATGACATTGCAATGCCAATGCGTCAAATCAATAGTCGACCCCTAAAAATTATTCTCTGGTTACGAAACTTATCTGAGAAAAATCTCGATATACGTTTAAAACGTATACAAAAATGCGAATGCGTGCCACTTGAAACTCGTGTGGGCTTCAATCAGTTTCGGCAACTCTTCCACTGTCCACATAGACGTCTAATTCATATTCTGCAAGAAGCAATACATATGAAACCTAACGACTTGGTGGCGTTGAGAAtcgttttctattattttttattcggcGAACACACGCTTACATATGAATTTAA TTGCTCCGATTCACGGGTTGTAACTTTGAATTTCAAAGTCAATGTAATCGGTTTCGATCCAAATGCTTGCATTATAACTAAAGAACTTTTACCAACCGATTTGAGAGAGCATCGGCGTTTCGTCCAACCGATTTGGGTGCAGAATATAACGGGCCAACATTTGAATTTCGTCTTTTCTACACGAGAACGCGGGTTAAAGTTGATGAACCCCAATTTAACAGTGCCACGTTTAAGTGTCTGGCCGTTGATGGTGGAATATAGGCCGAGCGATTTTGAAAATCAA ctggattttaatttgaatttcgaaaatattcgttCGAAGTTTCAAGTTAAAGCAGTGGGCTATCTCGAAAATGTTACCGAGGACCAAGAAGTGCCGCTTGAAGATTACGAATGCGCTGATTTCCCCTACGTTATTTACCccaataaaatagaatttgaTATGGAGCGTTCTGAACAAAGGAGCCTAATGGTGGCCATTCATAATTACAACCAAAAATGTGTAGAGTTCCGTTGGCAAAA cTACATCATCAGCGATTTGTTCGAAGTCACCTTTGAGCCGAATGTATTCCGGCTTAAGCCACATCATTCGAAACTTTGTATTGTGAATATGCGTGTTTTCGAACGGGCGCTTCACTTTAAACGCATTCCATTGGCATTGGAAGTACATCGGGTATTCGATAAATCAACTAAACTTGCAAAGGAACTATTGGAGGAAGTGGAATCCATTGATGATCCCAAATGGAAGGAGTCTAGCTATATgatgcatatatttttgcatcTAAATGTGAAAGTAAATTTTAAGCCCGAAGAACCAATAAATATAGCTTGGGAACTGTTGCCACCGAAACGTGAGCGTTCAAAAACTTCAACTacaacaatatttgaaaaactatATTGGGATTATTTGTCAGAGTCTAATTTCATGCGACCGAAATCGTCTGCTGAAATAAATGACGAACTGAGCTATGCTGAAGTCCTACGCTTGAATGCAGGTCCATTGCCACTTGTTAAAACCATAGACCTTAATCGCAA TAGTATATTGCGTATTATCAGTCAACTAATCGCCGATTCACTGCATGATTTGGCAAAGAATTGGCGTTTCATTCCAATTGAATTTGCTGAAGACCCACAATAA
- the LOC105230689 gene encoding NADH dehydrogenase (ubiquinone) complex I, assembly factor 6 homolog, whose protein sequence is MRHLLKGVNSIKNLHKCLLQQSGATYCTQKKLANEMFTAQYCVNLVEKNDYENYLCTLLLNGDHRRHAFALRAFNVEVANCGAKVSEEHIIKLKLKFWYDSIDKCFSKEGSYVADHPVLRELKNTVDSNKLSKIYLKRLVTARDRPLNQPFLSVKQLEEYADQVFSSLFHLLVELNGIKDVQVDHAVSHLGKAQGIATLLRAIPYKGRNQALNIPQELLIKHGVSQERIVRDKVDDKGVEECIFEVASVAHQHLEKARSLMDKVPKEVRKFFLPSIAVERYLERLRKSKFRLTDQRCLQRDSMLPMSLYWSNMRRRY, encoded by the exons ATGCGGCATTTATTGAAAGGTGTAAACTCAATAAAAAATCTGCACAAATGTCTTCTACAACAAAGTGGTGCAACCTATTGCACACAAAAGAAATTGGCAAACGAAATGTTTACGGCGCAATATTGCGTTAATTTGGTGGA GAAAAATGATTATGAGAACTATTTATGCACGTTGTTGTTGAATGGTGATCATCGACGCCACGCATTTGCGTTGAGAGCATTCAATGTTGAAGTGGCCAATTGTGGTGCTAAG GTGTCTGAAGagcatattattaaattaaaattgaagttttgGTATGATTCAATTGATAAATGCTTCTCTAAAGAGGGTTCTTACGTTGCCGATCATCCAGTTTTACGGGaactaaaaaat ACTGTAGATTCAAACAAGCtgagcaaaatttatttaaagcgcTTAGTCACGGCACGTGACCGACCATTGAACCAACCATTCCTTTCAGTAAAACAATTAGAAGAGTATGCCGATCAGGTTTTCTCATCACTGTTTCATCTTTTAGTTGAATTAAATGGAATTAAGGATGTACAGGTGGACCATGCGGTTTCCCATCTAGGCAAAGCTCAAGGTATTGCAACACTTTTGAGGGCGATACCATATAAAGGACGGAATCAGGCATTGAATATACCACAAGAATTGTTAATCAAACATGGTGTCAGCCAGGAGCGCATAGTGCGGGACAAAGTTGATGACAAAGGTGTGGAAGAGTGCATTTTTGAGGTGGCATCTGTGGCGCATCAACACTtggaaaaa GCCCGTAGTCTTATGGATAAAGTACCTAAAGAAGTGCGTAAATTTTTCCTGCCTTCCATCGCAGTGGAACGATATTTGGAACGCTTACGAAAGTCGAAGTTtag ATTAACCGATCAGAGGTGTTTACAAAGAGATTCGATGCTACCGATGTCATTATATTGGAGTAACATGCGCAGGCGCTATTGA